A single region of the Marinobacter salinisoli genome encodes:
- a CDS encoding bifunctional DedA family/phosphatase PAP2 family protein, translated as MNEGWLSELSAWLSLHPGWLALALFMTAFVESLAIAGVIVPGVAILFAFAALAGKTGMPIAEALAWAGLGAIAGDVLSFAIGRKLQGRLDAVWPFSRYPYLIAKGESFFLRHGGKSVVIGRFVGPVRPVIPLVAGTLSMPWRRFLTFNIFSAIGWAPVYILPGFLVGSALASEIKPPAHFYPVMGISLAVVALVYLLIIQFQLRLTDGGRLYHWLEGKMAGYDATHRFWRLYTNHRPARAGEFPLASLIMAVGALGLLIIWGQLATQTDVLSPFDEQALLWFQQLRQPLFDGPAITATLLGDTPVLLAGAALACLTLAFRGYYAAALHITGAAVLTFALVWLAKSTLGVVRPDTVVSPPGSGAFPSGHSTGITVFTLLLASFVAAESKPGKRWQVYTLCSLPLIPVALSRLYLGVHWFTDAVGGILLGLAITGMVRASYSRYDRTHLTSEVFTLLAAGVWLAFTIGYMVVNWPDAEASFRPL; from the coding sequence ATGAACGAAGGCTGGCTGAGCGAACTGTCCGCCTGGCTGTCGCTGCACCCGGGCTGGCTGGCCCTCGCGCTGTTCATGACGGCCTTCGTCGAGTCCCTGGCCATCGCCGGGGTGATCGTCCCCGGGGTCGCCATCCTGTTTGCCTTTGCCGCGCTGGCCGGCAAGACCGGCATGCCTATAGCCGAGGCATTGGCCTGGGCCGGGCTCGGGGCCATTGCGGGCGATGTTTTGAGCTTCGCCATCGGCCGGAAACTTCAGGGCCGGCTTGATGCCGTCTGGCCCTTCAGCCGCTACCCCTACCTGATCGCCAAGGGCGAATCCTTTTTCCTCAGGCACGGCGGCAAAAGTGTGGTCATCGGCCGTTTCGTGGGGCCGGTCCGGCCGGTCATTCCACTGGTGGCGGGCACCCTGAGCATGCCCTGGCGACGCTTCCTCACGTTCAACATTTTCTCTGCCATTGGCTGGGCACCGGTGTACATCTTGCCGGGGTTTCTGGTGGGCAGTGCTCTGGCCAGCGAGATCAAACCGCCGGCGCATTTTTACCCGGTGATGGGAATCAGCCTCGCGGTCGTCGCACTGGTTTACCTGTTAATAATCCAGTTCCAGCTCAGACTGACCGACGGCGGGCGTTTGTATCACTGGCTGGAAGGCAAAATGGCCGGGTACGACGCCACTCACCGCTTCTGGCGCCTTTATACCAACCACCGCCCCGCCCGCGCCGGCGAATTTCCCCTTGCCTCACTGATCATGGCGGTTGGCGCGCTGGGGCTGCTCATAATCTGGGGCCAGCTCGCGACACAAACCGATGTACTGTCTCCGTTCGACGAACAAGCATTGCTCTGGTTCCAGCAACTTCGCCAGCCCTTATTCGACGGCCCGGCGATTACCGCGACCCTGCTGGGCGATACACCGGTATTGCTGGCAGGTGCCGCACTCGCCTGCCTGACGCTGGCCTTTCGGGGATACTATGCCGCAGCACTGCATATCACAGGCGCGGCGGTGCTGACCTTTGCCCTGGTCTGGCTGGCAAAATCAACATTGGGGGTCGTTCGCCCGGACACCGTGGTCAGTCCGCCCGGTTCCGGGGCTTTCCCCAGCGGCCACAGCACGGGCATCACAGTGTTCACCCTTCTCCTGGCAAGCTTCGTGGCCGCCGAAAGCAAACCGGGGAAACGCTGGCAGGTTTACACCCTGTGCTCGCTGCCATTGATACCCGTCGCCCTGAGCCGGCTTTATCTGGGGGTACACTGGTTTACGGACGCCGTCGGAGGGATTCTGCTGGGGCTTGCCATCACCGGCATGGTGCGCGCCAGCTACAGTCGCTATGACCGGACTCATCTAACATCCGAGGTTTTTACGCTGCTGGCAGCCGGTGTCTGGCTGGCATTCACCATAGGTTACATGGTCGTCAACTGGCCCGACGCCGAGGCCAGTTTTCGCCCGCTCTAA
- a CDS encoding HDOD domain-containing protein, protein MAAEDGLLRRLREFQPLDRLGDDQLVLLASRVERRRIGAGQKVAERGGRDGRDVFLLEGKLELATMDGQKTLVEAHSPQAKVAIARRQPRLYDVTAVAAGEIVSIDQRTLNQMLREAPVVRPDGRGERSDAFEEDREHALLMAFYAELRTNQVAVPSLPDVAWKVCRTVDSDESSADDVAMAVSADPAMAAKLVRACNSPLYRGFSEVHSVRDAVVRLGMRTTRQLVTVFSMREVFRAQSPTLKAAMESLWRHSREVAALCWVLADRATRLNPEEAMLAGLLHDIGSVPLLVHAERHASLSRDESLLAEVVRELRADVGASVLESWSFSPAFVESARHAEDWQFESREASPQLADVVIVAQMHSMIGSNQGAELPPFAEVPAYRRLGALGLNASRSLQVLTEARTRVEDVQQLLSIR, encoded by the coding sequence ATGGCGGCGGAAGACGGATTGCTCCGCCGGCTCAGGGAGTTTCAGCCGCTGGATCGGCTTGGCGACGATCAACTGGTGCTGCTCGCCAGCCGGGTTGAGCGCCGGCGGATTGGTGCTGGTCAGAAAGTGGCAGAGCGTGGTGGCCGGGACGGCAGAGACGTGTTCCTGCTTGAGGGCAAGTTGGAGCTGGCGACCATGGATGGACAGAAAACGCTGGTGGAGGCCCATTCTCCCCAGGCGAAGGTCGCCATTGCGCGGCGGCAGCCGAGGTTATATGACGTGACCGCCGTGGCTGCCGGCGAGATTGTGTCGATCGATCAGCGCACGTTGAATCAGATGCTGCGGGAGGCTCCGGTGGTTCGCCCGGACGGCCGCGGCGAGCGTTCTGACGCTTTCGAGGAAGACCGTGAGCACGCGCTGCTTATGGCGTTTTATGCCGAGCTGCGGACGAATCAGGTGGCCGTGCCCAGTCTTCCGGATGTGGCCTGGAAGGTCTGCCGGACGGTGGACAGCGATGAGTCCTCGGCAGACGACGTGGCCATGGCCGTATCGGCGGATCCGGCCATGGCCGCGAAGTTGGTCCGGGCCTGCAACAGCCCGCTTTATCGCGGCTTCAGCGAGGTCCATAGTGTGCGGGATGCCGTCGTGCGCCTGGGTATGCGGACGACTCGTCAGCTGGTGACGGTTTTTTCCATGCGCGAAGTGTTCCGGGCTCAGAGCCCAACCCTCAAAGCCGCCATGGAGTCCTTGTGGAGGCACTCCCGGGAAGTGGCGGCGCTTTGCTGGGTGCTGGCGGATCGGGCGACCCGGCTTAATCCGGAAGAAGCGATGCTGGCCGGCCTGCTTCACGATATCGGTTCGGTGCCTTTGCTGGTTCATGCCGAACGGCATGCTAGTCTAAGTAGAGACGAGTCGTTGCTTGCCGAGGTGGTGCGGGAACTTCGCGCGGATGTGGGGGCCTCAGTGCTGGAAAGCTGGTCGTTTTCGCCAGCCTTTGTCGAATCCGCCCGGCATGCCGAGGATTGGCAGTTCGAAAGTCGGGAAGCCTCCCCCCAGCTGGCGGATGTGGTGATTGTCGCGCAAATGCACTCTATGATTGGCTCGAATCAGGGTGCCGAGCTGCCGCCCTTTGCTGAAGTGCCGGCCTATCGCAGACTCGGCGCGCTGGGGCTGAATGCATCGAGAAGTCTTCAGGTTCTGACGGAGGCGCGGACTCGGGTTGAGGATGTGCAGCAACTGCTGTCCATTCGCTGA
- a CDS encoding LON peptidase substrate-binding domain-containing protein, with amino-acid sequence MNVPLFPLNSIVLPKGRIPLQLFEPRYIDMLTSCLKEDRGFVVVLLRDGRETDAAAAFYDIGTYVRIIDFQQLDNGLLGITAEGVAKVTVVRSWQQEDGLNIGDVEMLLDEADSDVPECFGELPSVLKALFRHPVVRDLDMDVDFGDAREVGWRLTELLPFDKQEKQRLVELQDPLERLSRLQELLEALEEG; translated from the coding sequence ATGAATGTACCTCTTTTTCCGCTCAACTCGATCGTGCTCCCCAAAGGCAGAATTCCCCTGCAACTGTTTGAACCACGCTACATTGATATGCTCACTAGCTGCCTGAAGGAGGATCGCGGCTTTGTCGTGGTGTTGCTCCGGGACGGCCGGGAAACCGATGCTGCGGCTGCTTTCTACGACATCGGCACCTACGTGCGGATCATTGATTTCCAGCAGCTGGATAACGGCCTTCTGGGTATCACCGCAGAGGGCGTGGCGAAGGTGACCGTAGTGCGCAGCTGGCAGCAGGAGGATGGCCTGAATATTGGCGATGTGGAAATGCTGCTTGATGAGGCCGACAGCGATGTTCCCGAGTGTTTCGGGGAGCTGCCGTCCGTGCTCAAGGCGTTGTTCCGGCACCCCGTGGTGCGGGACCTGGACATGGATGTCGACTTCGGCGATGCCCGCGAGGTCGGCTGGCGCTTGACCGAACTGCTGCCCTTCGATAAGCAGGAGAAACAGCGGCTCGTTGAGTTGCAGGATCCTCTGGAGCGTCTGAGCCGCTTGCAGGAGTTGCTGGAAGCACTCGAAGAGGGTTAG